The following are encoded in a window of Wolbachia endosymbiont (group B) of Hofmannophila pseudospretella genomic DNA:
- the gshA gene encoding glutamate--cysteine ligase, translated as MQNIIHPNLEKDINNWFEAKFNGLTLPFYSSIDLRNSSYKIAPVDANLFPAGFNNLSEVSRVTAAKLIKSYFETKQYKKALIIPENYTRNKMYIENVFAIEKVLQLAGFETKIGLFHSEAYNLIELYETIVKENSLLKTTSGFVPDVIILNRDMTSHIPDILKNVKQEIIPSPLYGWHSRQKFKYFEIYQKLASEFCSGFKIDSWLISALTENCNEVDFNDDSSLKAIAVKVDQVLSLIQSKYQEYKIKTQPYVFIKASNGTYGMGIITVTSGEEVLNLNKKKRSKMKKVKEGIEVSSVIIQEGVPTIDVFKCSPAEPLIYYVGNTPACYLYRCNNRKDTYSSLNSTDCEFYDISQENKTLPLWNIVSKLAVLALAVEIKSFHL; from the coding sequence ATGCAAAACATAATTCATCCAAATCTGGAAAAAGATATAAATAATTGGTTTGAGGCAAAATTTAACGGCCTTACATTGCCATTTTATAGCTCTATAGATCTTAGAAACTCCAGCTACAAAATTGCTCCAGTAGACGCTAATTTATTTCCTGCAGGTTTCAACAATCTGAGCGAGGTATCGAGAGTAACAGCAGCAAAATTGATAAAAAGCTACTTCGAAACAAAACAATATAAGAAAGCCCTTATAATACCGGAAAATTACACACGAAATAAAATGTATATAGAAAATGTATTTGCCATAGAAAAGGTGCTTCAACTTGCAGGTTTCGAAACTAAAATTGGTCTCTTTCACAGTGAAGCATATAATTTAATAGAATTATATGAGACTATTGTAAAAGAAAATTCTTTGTTAAAGACAACTTCAGGATTTGTACCCGATGTTATTATACTGAATAGAGATATGACAAGCCACATTCCAGATATTCTCAAAAATGTAAAACAAGAGATAATACCGAGCCCACTGTATGGTTGGCACAGTAGACAGAAATTTAAGTATTTTGAAATTTATCAAAAATTAGCGTCCGAATTTTGTAGCGGGTTTAAAATAGACTCATGGCTCATTTCTGCACTTACAGAAAATTGTAATGAAGTAGATTTTAATGATGATTCATCACTAAAAGCAATAGCGGTTAAAGTTGATCAAGTATTGTCTCTAATACAAAGTAAATATCAGGAATATAAAATAAAAACACAACCTTACGTTTTTATCAAAGCAAGCAATGGCACATACGGAATGGGTATCATAACAGTGACAAGTGGTGAAGAAGTGTTAAACCTCAACAAAAAAAAGCGCAGTAAAATGAAAAAGGTAAAGGAAGGTATAGAAGTAAGTAGTGTTATTATACAAGAAGGTGTACCAACTATCGATGTATTTAAGTGCAGTCCTGCAGAACCGCTGATATACTATGTAGGGAATACGCCTGCGTGCTACTTATATCGATGCAATAATAGAAAAGATACATATTCTAGCTTGAATTCCACTGACTGTGAATTTTATGACATCAGCCAAGAAAATAAAACTCTGCCACTTTGGAACATTGTTAGCAAATTAGCAGTATTAGCATTGGCAGTAGAAATAAAATCTTTTCACCTCTAA
- the hemH gene encoding ferrochelatase, translated as MKKAVILFNLGGPDSLSAVRLFLFNLFYDRRIVNLPNPFRFLLAKFISKRRENTAQEIYEHIGGKSPILENTKAQADALELKLNEDGNHVYKIFICMRYWHPFADEVVKSVKQFDPDEIILLPLYPQYSTTTTLSSIENWQKNAKKHSLECNTTIINNYYDNEDFIEAYTNLTAKYYKLASKIGKPRVLFSAHSLPLSIIKKGDPYASQIEKTVKLIVKKLNIEDLDWGICYQSKVGPVKWLEPSTESELSRAKADDIPVVLSPISFVSEHSETLVELDIEYKAIIKDGYYFRVPTLSTDLLFIKCLADLCLDHSQGPDL; from the coding sequence GTGAAGAAGGCAGTAATCTTATTTAACCTAGGCGGGCCTGATTCACTGAGTGCAGTTCGTCTTTTTTTATTTAATCTCTTTTATGATAGAAGAATAGTCAATCTACCCAATCCTTTCCGCTTTCTTTTAGCAAAGTTTATCTCCAAAAGGCGAGAAAATACTGCACAAGAAATATACGAGCACATTGGAGGTAAGTCTCCAATTTTGGAGAATACAAAAGCACAAGCTGATGCTTTAGAACTAAAATTAAATGAAGATGGAAACCATGTGTATAAGATATTCATCTGCATGCGTTATTGGCATCCATTTGCTGATGAAGTTGTTAAAAGCGTAAAGCAATTCGACCCTGACGAAATCATTCTGTTACCACTATATCCACAATATTCAACCACCACAACTCTATCATCCATCGAGAATTGGCAAAAAAATGCCAAAAAACATAGCCTAGAATGTAACACAACAATAATCAATAATTATTATGACAATGAAGACTTTATTGAAGCTTACACCAATCTGACAGCTAAGTACTACAAGTTAGCTAGCAAAATCGGTAAGCCAAGAGTACTGTTTTCAGCTCATAGCTTGCCTCTTAGTATCATTAAAAAAGGCGACCCTTACGCTTCACAGATAGAAAAAACAGTAAAGTTAATAGTAAAAAAATTGAATATTGAAGATCTTGATTGGGGAATATGTTATCAGAGTAAGGTTGGCCCAGTAAAATGGTTGGAGCCTAGCACTGAAAGTGAATTGTCACGCGCAAAAGCCGATGATATACCCGTAGTTTTATCACCTATATCTTTTGTGTCTGAACATTCGGAAACACTGGTTGAACTTGATATAGAGTATAAAGCAATTATCAAAGACGGATATTATTTTCGCGTACCAACTCTCAGTACTGATCTCTTATTTATCAAATGCTTGGCAGATTTATGTTTAGATCATTCTCAAGGTCCTGATTTATAG
- the ndk gene encoding nucleoside-diphosphate kinase, whose translation MAIERTLSILKPDAVKNNITGSINSYIEKSGLKIIAQRKMLLTKKQAELFYEIHKDRPFFEELVEFMTSGSVIVQVLIGENAVSKYRQIMGATDPKQADKGTIRGDFANDISENRVHGSDSLENAHREIAFFFAECELV comes from the coding sequence ATGGCAATTGAGAGAACACTTTCGATATTAAAACCTGATGCAGTAAAAAATAATATTACAGGCAGTATAAATTCTTACATTGAAAAATCTGGACTAAAAATTATAGCACAGAGAAAGATGCTGCTGACAAAAAAACAAGCAGAGCTGTTTTATGAAATTCATAAGGATAGGCCTTTTTTTGAAGAGTTGGTGGAATTTATGACTTCTGGGTCTGTGATAGTTCAAGTTTTAATTGGTGAAAATGCAGTCAGTAAATACAGACAAATCATGGGTGCTACAGATCCAAAACAGGCAGATAAAGGTACAATTAGGGGTGATTTTGCTAATGATATTAGTGAAAATAGAGTGCATGGTTCTGATAGTCTAGAGAATGCTCATAGAGAAATAGCTTTCTTTTTTGCTGAATGTGAATTGGTGTAG
- the murA gene encoding UDP-N-acetylglucosamine 1-carboxyvinyltransferase, with protein sequence MHKILVRSNHKPLIGKIKINGSKNAVLPIMAASLFSNSSITLHNVPDLIDVNLMSELLKSLGAEVNFICNKDYKANHTLEIDCSNINNYLISHEIASRLRASFLMLGPMLSRFGRVSTVFPGGCNIGKRPVDIHIKALEAMGAKIEIDSCNITATTKGKLQGKEITFEKVSVGATENIIMAATLAEGVTIINNAAIEPEVLDLIEFLKSMGANIEVNNTKITIEGVEALNGCEHKIIPDRIEAGTYALAAVITGGELKLEGVNLSDMECIANELKTIGAGVELCDDGMIISRKNGSIKSIHVTTNPYPDFPSDMQPQLMSAMCIADGISIIEENVFESRFAHANELRKLGANISIEKSKATISGTKSLSGANLHANDLRSTAALILASLVAKGETIINNSHHLWRGYEAMDEKLNSCGADISLRTCYE encoded by the coding sequence ATGCATAAAATATTAGTAAGAAGTAACCATAAGCCCTTAATTGGAAAAATCAAGATTAATGGTTCAAAGAATGCCGTCTTGCCAATAATGGCGGCAAGCTTGTTTAGTAATTCTTCAATAACTTTGCATAACGTACCTGATTTAATTGATGTGAATTTGATGTCTGAGCTGCTTAAGAGTCTTGGTGCAGAAGTAAATTTTATATGCAATAAAGACTATAAAGCAAATCACACTTTGGAAATTGACTGTAGCAATATCAATAACTATTTAATATCACATGAAATTGCAAGCAGACTGCGAGCATCTTTTTTAATGCTAGGTCCAATGCTCAGCAGATTTGGTAGAGTTTCAACAGTATTTCCTGGTGGATGTAATATTGGAAAACGTCCTGTTGACATTCATATTAAGGCACTTGAAGCAATGGGAGCTAAAATTGAAATTGATAGCTGTAATATAACTGCAACAACAAAGGGGAAATTGCAAGGCAAAGAAATAACATTTGAAAAAGTGAGTGTTGGTGCAACAGAAAATATAATAATGGCAGCAACACTTGCAGAGGGAGTAACAATAATAAACAATGCTGCAATTGAGCCGGAAGTTCTTGATTTAATAGAATTTCTGAAGAGTATGGGTGCCAATATTGAAGTTAATAATACAAAAATCACAATAGAAGGTGTTGAAGCATTAAATGGGTGTGAGCATAAAATAATACCAGATCGCATAGAGGCCGGTACTTATGCTCTGGCTGCTGTCATTACCGGCGGCGAGCTAAAGTTAGAAGGAGTAAATTTGTCTGATATGGAATGTATTGCAAATGAATTGAAGACTATAGGAGCCGGAGTTGAGTTATGTGACGATGGTATGATTATTTCTAGAAAAAATGGCTCTATTAAATCTATTCACGTTACAACAAATCCATACCCCGACTTTCCCAGCGATATGCAACCACAACTAATGTCTGCTATGTGCATTGCAGATGGAATATCAATCATTGAAGAGAATGTTTTTGAAAGTAGATTTGCACATGCGAATGAGTTAAGAAAATTAGGTGCTAATATCAGCATCGAAAAAAGTAAAGCTACTATAAGTGGAACAAAGAGTCTATCTGGAGCTAATCTGCATGCTAATGACTTAAGATCAACCGCAGCTTTAATTCTTGCTTCTTTGGTGGCTAAAGGAGAAACTATAATAAATAACTCACATCATTTATGGAGAGGCTATGAAGCAATGGACGAAAAACTCAATTCGTGTGGAGCCGATATTTCCTTGAGGACATGTTATGAATAA
- the hslV gene encoding ATP-dependent protease subunit HslV, which translates to MINHDSSKMYGTTILSIRRDKNVVVIGDGQVSLGHTVIKSGAKKVRRLSGDSVIAGFAGATADAFTLFERLESKLDKHPGQLMRACVELAKDWRMDKYLRKLEAMMIVADKSISLVITGTGDVLEPEDGIAAIGSGGNFALSAAKALIDVEGISIEEIAKKAMKIAADICVYTNHNLIIEKIKE; encoded by the coding sequence ATGATTAATCATGACAGCAGTAAAATGTATGGTACTACTATACTGTCAATTAGAAGAGACAAAAATGTAGTAGTAATAGGTGATGGGCAAGTCTCGCTAGGCCATACCGTTATAAAATCTGGAGCAAAAAAAGTTAGGCGTCTTTCTGGTGACTCCGTAATTGCCGGTTTTGCTGGAGCAACAGCTGATGCATTTACTCTCTTCGAAAGGCTAGAATCTAAACTTGATAAGCACCCAGGACAGTTAATGAGGGCATGTGTTGAACTTGCAAAAGACTGGAGAATGGATAAATATCTAAGAAAATTAGAAGCTATGATGATCGTGGCAGACAAGTCCATTTCATTGGTCATTACAGGAACGGGTGATGTTCTTGAACCTGAGGATGGCATTGCAGCCATTGGCTCTGGAGGAAATTTTGCTTTATCTGCAGCAAAAGCTTTGATTGACGTTGAAGGAATATCAATAGAGGAGATTGCAAAAAAGGCTATGAAGATAGCTGCCGATATATGTGTTTATACAAACCATAATCTAATTATTGAAAAAATAAAGGAGTAA
- the acpP gene encoding acyl carrier protein — protein MNELAKSTREDIEEKVKKIILEHISKDVEGFGSSSKLSDHGTDSLDAVEIIMAAEEEFGIEIPDEDAQKMETMEQIVEYVVNKANN, from the coding sequence ATGAACGAATTGGCAAAAAGCACTAGGGAAGATATAGAAGAAAAAGTAAAGAAGATTATACTAGAGCACATCAGTAAGGATGTAGAGGGATTTGGTAGTTCTTCAAAGCTTTCAGACCATGGCACAGATAGTTTAGATGCAGTTGAAATAATCATGGCAGCTGAAGAAGAATTTGGTATAGAGATTCCTGATGAAGATGCGCAAAAAATGGAAACTATGGAACAGATAGTTGAATATGTAGTAAACAAAGCAAACAATTGA
- a CDS encoding polyprenyl synthetase family protein, producing the protein MLDETTKNLLVVEVNKLLPENSENKLISAMRYVLLAPAKHIRSFLVIASSSIFNIKVEKAITTAAAIEFIHAYSLIHDDLPCMDNSDTRRGQPSCHKKFGEATAVLAGDALLTLAFEILSVLNCEIIKVLSQATGMKGMVGGQILDIGADFDKIKEIHLMKTAKLFAASCEIGAIIGGATDKEREALYNYGINLGLIFQAKDDIEDYEQDKTNNLMSVLGKNEMENYIDSLFKQASDNLSTLSGNTNDLYDLLNQVKKDG; encoded by the coding sequence ATGCTAGACGAAACAACAAAAAATTTGCTTGTTGTAGAAGTGAATAAGCTCTTACCTGAAAATAGTGAGAATAAACTTATATCAGCTATGCGTTATGTGCTTCTTGCTCCTGCAAAACATATACGTTCTTTTTTAGTTATAGCATCTTCGTCGATATTCAACATAAAGGTTGAAAAAGCAATAACAACAGCAGCAGCAATTGAATTTATTCATGCTTACTCCCTAATTCACGATGATCTGCCATGTATGGATAACAGTGATACCCGCAGAGGCCAGCCAAGCTGCCACAAAAAATTTGGTGAAGCAACAGCAGTACTGGCCGGAGATGCATTACTTACCCTGGCTTTTGAGATATTATCTGTGTTAAATTGTGAGATCATAAAAGTGCTCTCTCAAGCAACAGGAATGAAGGGAATGGTGGGAGGGCAGATTTTAGATATAGGTGCAGATTTTGACAAAATAAAAGAAATTCATTTGATGAAAACTGCAAAACTATTTGCAGCTTCATGTGAAATAGGGGCTATAATAGGAGGCGCTACAGACAAGGAGCGGGAAGCATTATATAACTATGGAATAAATCTAGGGCTTATTTTTCAAGCCAAAGATGATATCGAAGATTATGAGCAAGATAAAACAAACAATTTAATGTCCGTGCTTGGAAAAAATGAAATGGAAAACTATATAGATAGTCTCTTTAAACAGGCCTCAGATAATTTAAGTACGCTTTCAGGGAATACTAATGACTTATATGATTTATTGAATCAAGTAAAGAAGGATGGTTAG
- a CDS encoding aspartate aminotransferase family protein: MDHVVNAYNRSEASIVRGEGVYLFDKDGKKYLDFAAGISTTSLGHCHPYITDKLKEQLDSLWHCSNIFTIPQQERLAQRLTELTFADKVFFCSSGLEATEAAIKFIRRYFYLNGQEKRSHIITIEGGFHGRSIAAISAGGNEKSREGFAPLLSGFDKIPRNNIEALEKKINSETAAIFLEPIQSEGGVHPLDVEYLKKVREITKAQGIILCFDEVQCGYGRIGSLFYYQNIGVEPDMLTCAKAMGNGFPLAACLVKDYIAEAITPGTHGSTYGGNPLAMTVGNAVLDVMLKEGFFDHVKKVSKYLKEKLLPLTEEFPKIVSEVRGEGLLIGIELRVPLADKIVKQSLDKGLIMTKILNNRVIRITPPLVVENMHVNAVCDIFHDLFFYIKDI; encoded by the coding sequence ATGGATCATGTTGTTAATGCTTATAATAGATCTGAAGCTTCTATAGTTAGAGGAGAAGGAGTATATCTCTTCGACAAGGATGGTAAAAAATATTTAGACTTTGCTGCAGGAATTTCTACAACCTCTCTAGGGCATTGTCATCCATACATTACAGATAAACTGAAGGAGCAACTGGATTCATTATGGCACTGCTCTAATATTTTTACTATTCCCCAGCAGGAAAGGCTTGCTCAGCGGTTAACAGAACTTACCTTTGCCGATAAAGTTTTTTTCTGCTCAAGTGGACTTGAAGCAACAGAAGCTGCAATTAAATTTATTCGCCGCTATTTCTACTTAAATGGACAAGAAAAGCGCAGTCACATCATTACAATTGAAGGAGGTTTTCATGGCCGCAGTATTGCTGCAATTTCAGCTGGGGGAAATGAAAAATCACGCGAAGGTTTTGCTCCACTCCTTTCTGGTTTTGATAAAATTCCAAGAAATAACATTGAAGCATTAGAAAAGAAAATCAATAGCGAAACAGCTGCCATATTTTTAGAGCCCATACAAAGTGAAGGCGGAGTACATCCATTGGATGTAGAGTATCTTAAAAAAGTAAGAGAGATAACAAAAGCTCAAGGAATAATTTTATGCTTTGATGAAGTGCAATGCGGATATGGACGGATTGGCTCTCTATTTTACTATCAAAATATAGGAGTTGAACCTGATATGCTCACTTGTGCGAAGGCTATGGGTAATGGATTTCCTCTGGCTGCATGTTTAGTAAAAGATTATATAGCAGAAGCAATCACTCCAGGAACTCATGGGTCAACTTATGGAGGTAATCCACTTGCTATGACTGTTGGTAATGCAGTACTCGATGTAATGCTAAAGGAAGGCTTTTTTGACCATGTTAAGAAGGTCAGTAAATATCTAAAAGAAAAGTTGTTGCCTTTGACTGAAGAATTTCCGAAGATCGTTTCAGAAGTTCGTGGGGAGGGTTTATTGATAGGGATAGAGCTTAGAGTACCTTTGGCTGATAAAATTGTTAAACAATCTCTTGACAAAGGCTTAATAATGACTAAAATTTTAAATAATAGGGTAATAAGAATAACTCCTCCACTTGTTGTTGAGAATATGCATGTGAATGCAGTGTGTGATATATTTCATGATTTATTTTTTTATATTAAAGATATATAG
- a CDS encoding FKBP-type peptidyl-prolyl cis-trans isomerase: MVRKIILQMFISVVMILTLASAFIITIVYINKDKPEKREKLYEINATHGGLTQMIASYLVRPILESALDRYIEKHGLAEYLEEITQQKEEEMINFYEITEGSGSKVFCGQEVLLQMYKVSNNLATLLPTDVNLKIGQDYLKEVNLGVIGMKEGGERVVTIAADDNKMSFNSYYIKLIEVKDKYPDSVNNLMIFNNLINKTGKRVKCGDEISVQYSIKRHNGEYIIKDQIVQFKVGDKKTPLAIELGVVGMRAGNKRTVLSPPDLLTDVLTKDIDFDIAIIDLSLNSTIEK, from the coding sequence ATGGTTAGAAAAATTATATTACAAATGTTTATCTCTGTAGTAATGATTCTCACTTTAGCTTCTGCTTTTATAATTACGATTGTTTATATAAACAAAGATAAACCAGAGAAAAGGGAAAAGCTTTACGAAATAAATGCTACACATGGTGGTTTGACACAGATGATAGCAAGTTATTTGGTCAGGCCGATACTTGAATCAGCTCTTGATCGTTATATTGAAAAGCATGGGTTAGCAGAATACTTAGAAGAAATAACACAGCAAAAAGAAGAAGAGATGATAAACTTTTATGAAATTACTGAAGGCAGTGGCAGTAAAGTTTTCTGTGGCCAAGAAGTTCTGCTACAAATGTACAAAGTCTCCAACAACCTAGCAACGCTACTTCCGACTGATGTCAATTTGAAAATAGGTCAGGATTACTTAAAAGAAGTGAATTTAGGGGTAATAGGTATGAAAGAAGGCGGAGAGCGTGTAGTTACTATTGCTGCTGATGACAACAAAATGAGTTTTAACTCTTATTACATCAAACTGATTGAAGTAAAAGATAAATATCCCGATTCAGTAAATAACCTGATGATTTTTAATAATTTAATTAACAAAACTGGAAAACGAGTAAAATGTGGCGATGAGATATCAGTTCAATATAGCATAAAGAGACATAATGGTGAGTATATAATCAAAGATCAAATAGTGCAGTTTAAGGTTGGTGACAAAAAAACACCACTTGCTATAGAGCTTGGAGTTGTGGGAATGAGAGCTGGTAATAAAAGAACAGTTCTTTCTCCACCTGACCTTTTAACTGATGTATTAACAAAAGACATAGATTTTGATATTGCAATAATTGATTTAAGCTTGAATTCTACTATTGAAAAATAG
- the hslU gene encoding ATP-dependent protease ATPase subunit HslU, whose translation MSRTLCTNSSGQPVVGQFDNNDDCNEKNSLYENEGTGSSSIQSSQALLDDLPPQKIVKELDRFIIGQNDAKRAVAIALRNRWRRNKVPLPLREEIIPKNILMIGHTGVGKTEIARRLAKLAGAPFIKVEATKFTEIGYVGRDVDSIIRDLVDAAIVLVKEKARKALTKKALGLAEKIIVNSMVGEDATEESKKVFRERLRNKEFEDGEVSINVRESKGMLPTFDIPGMPGGQIGVMNVTEIVGKMFNGSKKTKTITVKVKEAREILINEESERLMDEDKIIKEAIDLVSNEGIVFLDEIDKIAARTEIKGEVNREGVQRDLLPLLEGTTVSTKYGPVKTDYILFIASGAFHLSKPSDLLPELQGRLPIRVELKALTQEDLIKILKEPESSLLKQYIALMKTENVTLEFTDDGIETIAEIAFTVNREVENIGARRLHTVMEKLLDEISFIASEKNSEKFVIDSKYVRDKLESISKQLDLSKFIL comes from the coding sequence ATGTCAAGAACTTTGTGTACCAATTCTTCTGGTCAACCTGTAGTAGGTCAATTTGATAATAATGATGACTGTAATGAGAAAAATAGCCTCTATGAAAATGAAGGTACAGGAAGTAGCAGCATTCAAAGCTCACAAGCTTTATTAGATGATCTACCACCACAGAAGATAGTTAAAGAATTAGACAGATTTATAATCGGGCAGAATGATGCAAAGCGCGCTGTTGCTATTGCACTCAGAAATCGTTGGCGTCGAAATAAAGTCCCACTTCCACTACGTGAAGAGATTATACCTAAGAATATACTCATGATAGGCCATACGGGAGTTGGTAAAACTGAAATAGCTCGCCGTTTAGCAAAGCTTGCTGGTGCACCTTTTATAAAAGTTGAAGCAACGAAATTTACTGAAATAGGATATGTTGGACGTGATGTTGACTCGATAATACGTGATTTAGTTGACGCAGCAATAGTTTTAGTTAAGGAAAAAGCACGTAAAGCCTTAACTAAAAAAGCTTTAGGTTTGGCTGAAAAGATAATAGTCAACTCCATGGTTGGTGAAGATGCAACCGAGGAAAGCAAAAAAGTTTTCAGAGAAAGACTGAGAAATAAGGAATTTGAAGATGGAGAAGTTTCTATTAACGTCAGGGAGAGCAAGGGTATGCTACCCACTTTTGATATACCTGGTATGCCAGGTGGGCAAATTGGTGTGATGAACGTAACAGAAATCGTGGGCAAGATGTTTAATGGGAGCAAAAAAACAAAAACTATTACAGTTAAAGTGAAAGAAGCACGTGAAATATTGATTAATGAAGAAAGCGAAAGGTTAATGGATGAAGACAAGATAATTAAAGAAGCGATTGATCTTGTTAGCAATGAAGGCATAGTGTTTTTAGATGAAATAGATAAAATTGCAGCACGTACAGAAATAAAAGGTGAAGTCAACAGAGAAGGAGTGCAGCGCGATCTGTTACCATTACTTGAGGGAACAACTGTTTCAACTAAGTATGGCCCCGTAAAAACAGACTATATATTATTTATTGCATCTGGTGCTTTTCATTTATCTAAGCCATCTGATCTTTTACCAGAATTACAGGGTAGATTGCCAATTAGAGTGGAACTTAAGGCGCTTACTCAAGAGGATCTAATAAAAATATTAAAGGAACCAGAATCTAGTTTGTTAAAACAGTATATAGCGTTAATGAAAACGGAAAATGTAACACTTGAGTTTACTGATGATGGTATAGAGACTATAGCTGAAATAGCATTTACAGTTAATAGAGAAGTGGAAAATATAGGTGCAAGAAGACTTCATACTGTCATGGAGAAGCTTTTGGATGAAATAAGTTTTATCGCTTCTGAAAAAAATAGTGAAAAATTTGTTATAGATAGCAAATATGTAAGAGATAAACTAGAGTCAATTTCAAAGCAGCTTGATTTATCTAAATTTATACTTTAG
- the fabF gene encoding beta-ketoacyl-ACP synthase II, protein MSRRVVVTGVGLITPLAADVNNTWSKLKEGKSGIKAINTDRFDSSDLACQVAGQVPVQSDNIEHYFNPPDYIFEKDLKRTDRFIHYGIAAAVQAVEDSLILENKNINKERIGVAIGSGIGGLPSIQENVITMQEKGPRRVSPFFVPASLINLISGHISIKYEFIGPNDSAVTACATGAHAIINSARAIKLGEADIMIAGGAESALCRVGIAGFASMKALSTKFNDKPEEASRPWDEERDGFVMGEGAGILVLEEYEHAKKREAKIYAELTGYGLTGDAHHITAPHPEGRGALKAMELALRSAQVSPSQIGYINAHGTSTTLGDKVEVIAMKQLFGDYAYKIPVSSTKSSIGHLLGAAGSVEAIFSILALNNGIVPPTLNLHKPSEGCDLNFVPLKAQEHKIQYALSNSFGFGGTNASLIFGKV, encoded by the coding sequence ATGAGCAGAAGAGTAGTAGTTACCGGTGTTGGCTTAATTACTCCACTAGCAGCAGATGTTAATAACACCTGGTCAAAGCTGAAAGAAGGTAAATCTGGCATCAAAGCAATCAATACAGATAGGTTCGACTCTTCTGATCTTGCTTGTCAGGTTGCAGGGCAGGTGCCTGTGCAATCCGATAACATTGAGCATTATTTTAATCCACCAGATTATATTTTTGAAAAAGACCTAAAAAGAACAGATCGTTTTATTCACTACGGAATTGCAGCAGCTGTTCAGGCAGTAGAAGATTCACTAATTTTGGAAAATAAAAATATTAATAAAGAGCGAATAGGTGTAGCTATTGGTTCTGGTATAGGTGGTCTTCCATCAATTCAGGAAAATGTAATTACCATGCAGGAGAAGGGGCCTAGACGTGTTAGCCCATTTTTTGTTCCTGCAAGTCTAATAAATTTGATATCTGGTCATATTTCTATTAAATACGAATTTATAGGTCCAAATGACTCAGCGGTAACTGCATGTGCAACAGGTGCGCATGCGATTATAAACTCAGCAAGAGCTATAAAACTCGGTGAAGCTGACATTATGATTGCAGGCGGAGCAGAAAGTGCGTTATGCAGAGTTGGAATTGCAGGTTTTGCATCGATGAAGGCGCTATCAACTAAATTCAATGATAAGCCTGAAGAGGCCTCAAGGCCATGGGACGAAGAACGCGATGGATTTGTCATGGGCGAAGGGGCAGGTATATTAGTTCTGGAAGAATATGAACACGCAAAAAAAAGGGAAGCAAAAATATATGCAGAACTCACTGGATATGGACTCACAGGAGATGCGCACCACATCACAGCACCACATCCAGAAGGAAGAGGCGCACTTAAGGCAATGGAACTTGCTTTAAGGAGTGCACAAGTAAGCCCAAGTCAAATTGGGTATATCAATGCACATGGAACTTCAACAACACTTGGGGATAAAGTTGAAGTAATAGCAATGAAGCAGTTATTCGGTGACTATGCCTATAAAATACCTGTTTCCTCGACTAAATCTTCTATAGGACATTTACTTGGTGCCGCAGGAAGTGTTGAAGCAATATTTAGTATCCTTGCATTAAACAATGGAATTGTTCCACCAACTTTAAACCTACACAAACCTTCAGAAGGGTGTGATTTAAATTTTGTACCACTTAAAGCTCAAGAGCATAAAATTCAATATGCGCTTTCTAATTCATTTGGTTTTGGTGGTACCAACGCGTCTCTCATCTTTGGAAAGGTGTAG